A single window of Aphidius gifuensis isolate YNYX2018 linkage group LG1, ASM1490517v1, whole genome shotgun sequence DNA harbors:
- the LOC122847730 gene encoding putative odorant receptor 71a has protein sequence MFVITQSLALVLTSNSIEDFTNILFLLLSVLVVCGKINNMLSGRKLMDKLINSFNKYPFKPETDDEINIQNRFNRINRINTILYWAINGITAAVWCIRILLDLKPTYILPYGGWFPYDHTKPIIYWFTSVPQILAPFTSANITGAYDSFFAGMMMQICSQVKILQNRFHNELDNLRKKNFINLNPLSQKYIEKKIFSDCIEHHNAIIRMANVVNSFFSTIVFVQYSLSSIVLVTSVYVLSDLKPGSLELIGCLMYLSCMFYQISLFCLSAHETTLAFEELGDSIYYSNWLNLTSCSSKKNMILMMCRMSRPFVIKSGHIVTLNMDSLKYVNFIMALKKFNVYILNTKYFHDFILLTANEINILNLQQLNMDSFVPAKL, from the exons ATGTTTGTCATTACACAAAGTCTAGCCCTCGTATTAACAAGCAACAGCATTGaagattttacaaatatattatttcttttattgagCGTTTTAGTTGTAtgtggtaaaataaataatatgctgAGCGGTCGTAAACTGATGGACAAATTAATCAACAGTTTCAATAAATATCCTTTCAAGCCAGAAACcgatgatgaaattaatattcaaaatcgATTTAATCGCATTAATAG AATTAATACAATTCTTTATTGGGCAATAAATGGAATTACAGCAGCAGTGTGGTGTATTCGTATTCTACTTGATTTAAAACCAACTTATATTTTACCATATGGTGGCTGGTTTCCATATGATCATACTAAACCAATTATCTACTGGTTTACCTCAGTCCCACAAATCTTGGCACCATTTACGTCTGCTAATATAACTG gtgCCTACGATTCATTTTTTGCTGGTATGATGATGCAAATTTGTTCACaagtgaaaattttacaaaatcgaTTTCATAATGAACTAgataatttgagaaaaaaaaatttcattaatttaaatccattatcacaaaaatatatagaaaaaaaaattttttcagattGTATTGAACATCATAATGCAATTATAag AATGGCCAATgttgttaattcatttttttcaacaattgtatttgtaCAATACTCATTGAGCTCAATTGTTCTAGTCACAAGTGTTTATGTTTTATCTGATTTAAAACCAGGCTCATTAGAACTAATAGGTTGTTTGATGTATTTATCATGTatgttttatcaaatttcACTATTTTGTTTATCTGCCCATGAGACAACACTTgcg TTTGAAGAACTAGGTGATTCAATATATTATAGTAATTGGCTTAATTTAACAAGTTGcagttctaaaaaaaatatgattctcATGATGTGTAGAATGTCAAGaccatttgttattaaaagtGGTCATATTGTCACTCTAAATATGGACTCgttaaaatatgtaaattttattatggctttgaaaaagtttaatgtctatatattaaatactaaatattttcatgattttatattacttACAGCTAATGAAATTAACATACTCAATTTACAAC
- the LOC122860458 gene encoding cell division cycle protein 27 homolog isoform X2 translates to MIVQEPVQAAIWHCLNHYAYADAIFLAERLFAEVDNEDTLFLLATCYYRSGRIRQAHGLLSKKAPGTSQCRFLLAKCCYDLEKYAEAEAAIVGGYYKQLKNLEDIVTQFGDQACFSLQIIAKIYYKMMRTSKANEAHKLALKLNPFLWHSFEELCNVGEKIDPVKIFQLDKLDNFAMCHGTHQLNYVSEPDVTVFNTTTTNIISTPNSNVTPAQNIIVHTIPPGIRLYSGIDDSPQPVPLNYSNPPTISPRVKTSRYRSMLSNSFSPLTPSFGILPLDNNTPEQNNLSSHVTLTEANDQKSLAKRVRAHVGQLISRKDTPLQQGKPVFSQSGNTSNTANIVTVTPTTPTPPPPTLQGPNVRRSSRLFSHSYSVKENNKSPNRNKFATPKSPSRKTKGNRLSKTNLNNKTNFNNDLNEKNRNVVVVDKEKNETITSEKMLTATNNTLNSQTNVNHCALIVQKQCAEGLMSLLRDLGMAYQHLSQYNCNQAVEILSALPAHHYNTGWVLSMLAKSHFEMNDYKKSAYYFSEVRQLEPQRIDLMEMYSTVLWHLSAEVQLSTLAHELVAEDRHSPASWCATGNLFSAQTEHETAIKFFQRAIQVDPSFHYAYTLLGHEYVLTEELDKAITAYRNAIRLDPRHYNAWFGLGSVFSKQEQYSLAELHFKRAHQINPHHSTIMCHIGLVQHQLKKTDQALRTLNAAITNAADNTRCKFHRASINLSIGRHNEALKEFEELMNIAPKESLVYYSIGKVHKKLGNTHLALMYFSWATDLDPKGVNSQIKEAILSPGQSDEESPSPQSGHEEKPQNLLTEQDAETSGDITAETSGGLARTVSIETHADDSDDSL, encoded by the exons ATGATTGTTCAAGAGCCAGTTCAG gCTGCCATATGGCATTGTTTGAATCATTATGCATATGCAGATGCAATATTTCTAGCTGAAAGATTATTTGCAGAAG TTGATAATGAggatactttatttttattggcaACTTGTTATTATCGTTCTGGAAGAATTCGTCAAGCTCAtggtttattatcaaaaaaagcaCCTGGTACATCACAGTGTCGTTTTTTATTAGCAAAATGTTGCTatgatttagaaaaatatgctGAAGCTGAAGCTGCAATTGTTGGTGGTTATTATAAACAGCTTAAAAATCTTGAAGATATTGTAACACAATTTGGTGATCAAGCATGTTTTTCATTACAAATAATtgctaaaatatattataaaatgatgaGAACATCAAAAGCAAATGAAGCACATAAACttgcattaaaattaaatccattTTTATGGCATTCATTTGAAGAATTATGTAATGTTGGAGAAAAAATTGATCcagttaaaatatttcaattagataaacttgataattttgcAATGTGTCATGGTAcacatcaattaaattacgTAAGTGAGCCTGATGTAACAGTGtttaatacaacaacaacaaatattatttcaacaccAAATAGTAATGT AACACCTgctcaaaatattattgttcataCAATACCACCAGGTATTAGATTATATTCGGGAATTGATGATAGTCCACAACCAGTACCACTTAATTACAGTAATCCACCAACGATATCACCACGTGTTAAAACATCAAGATATCGTAGTATGCTGAGTAATTCATTTAGTCCATTAACACCAAGTTTTGGAATTCTTCCATTGGACAATAATACACcagaacaaaataatttatcatcacatGTTACACTTACAGAAGCAAATGATCAAAAAAGTTTAGCCAAACGAGTGCGTGCCCATGTGGGG cAATTAATATCACGTAAAGATACACCATTACAACAAGGTAAACCAGTATTTTCACAATCTGGTAATACAAGTAATACAGCAAATATTGTAACAGtaacaccaacaacaccaacaccaccaccaccaacattaCAAGGACCAAATGTAAGACGTTCATCACGTTTATTTAGTCACAGTTATTcagttaaagaaaataataaatcaccaaacagaaataaatttgcaacTCCAAAATCACCATCAAGAAAAACCAAAGGAAATCGTTTATCAAAgactaatttaaataataaaacaaattttaataatgatttaaatgaaaaaaatcgtaatgttgttgttgttgataaagaaaaaaatgaaacaataacatctgaaaaaatgttaacagcaacaaataatacattaaataGCCAAACAAATGTTAATCATTGTGCGTTAATTGTACAAAAACAATGTGCTGAAGGTTTAATGTCCCTATTACGTGATTTAGGTATGGCTTATCAACATTTAAGTCAATATAATTGTAATCAAGCTGTTGAAATATTAAGTGCATTACCAGCTCATCATTATAATACTGGTTGGGTATTATCAATGCTTGCTAAATCACATTTTGAAAtgaatgattataaaaaatcagcttattatttttctgaagTACGACAACTTGAACCACAAAGAATTGATTTAATGGAAATGTATAGTACAGTATTATGGCATTTATCAGCTGAGGTACAGTTATCAACACTTGCACATGAACTTGTAGCTGAAGATCGTCATTCACCAGCATCATGGTGTGCAactggtaatttattttcagctCAAACTGAACATGAAACagctattaaattttttcaacgtgCAATACAAGTTGATCCAAGTTTTCATTATGCATATACTCTACTTGGACATGAATATGTTTTAACTGAAGAATTAGATAAAGCAATAACAGCATATCGTAATGCAATTAGATTAGATCCACGACATTATAATGCATGGTTTGGTCTTGGTAGTGTATTTTCAAAACAAGAACAATATAGCCTTGCtgaattacattttaaaagaGCACATCAAATTAATCCACATCATTCAACTATCATGTGTCATATTGGTCTTGTACAACATCAGTTGAAAAAAACTGATCAAGCATTAAGAACACTTAATGCTGCAATAACAAATGCTGCTGATAATACACGTTGTAAATTTCATCGTGCaagtattaatttatcaattggaCGACACAATGAAGCACTCAAAGAATTTGAGGAACTTATGAATATTGCACCCAAAGAGTCTCTAGTCTATTATTCAATAggaaaa gtacataaaaaattaggcAATACACATCTTGCTTTGATGTACTTTAGTTGGGCAACTGATTTGGATCCAAAAGGGGTCAATAGTCAAATTAAAGAAGCTATTCTAAGTCCAGGACAAAGTGATGAAGAGTCACCATCTCCACAATCAG GACATGAAGAAAAaccacaaaatttattaaccgAACAAGATGCTGAAACAAGTGGTGATATAACTGCTGAAACAAGTGGTGGTTTAGCAAGAACAGTTAGCATTGAAACACATGCTGATGACAGTGATGATAGTTTATGA
- the LOC122860458 gene encoding cell division cycle protein 27 homolog isoform X1 translates to MIVQEPVQAAIWHCLNHYAYADAIFLAERLFAEVDNEDTLFLLATCYYRSGRIRQAHGLLSKKAPGTSQCRFLLAKCCYDLEKYAEAEAAIVGGYYKQLKNLEDIVTQFGDQACFSLQIIAKIYYKMMRTSKANEAHKLALKLNPFLWHSFEELCNVGEKIDPVKIFQLDKLDNFAMCHGTHQLNYVSEPDVTVFNTTTTNIISTPNSNVTPAQNIIVHTIPPGIRLYSGIDDSPQPVPLNYSNPPTISPRVKTSRYRSMLSNSFSPLTPSFGILPLDNNTPEQNNLSSHVTLTEANDQKSLAKRVRAHVGQLISRKDTPLQQGKPVFSQSGNTSNTANIVTVTPTTPTPPPPTLQGPNVRRSSRLFSHSYSVKENNKSPNRNKFATPKSPSRKTKGNRLSKTNLNNKTNFNNDLNEKNRNVVVVDKEKNETITSEKMLTATNNTLNSQTNVNHCALIVQKQCAEGLMSLLRDLGMAYQHLSQYNCNQAVEILSALPAHHYNTGWVLSMLAKSHFEMNDYKKSAYYFSEVRQLEPQRIDLMEMYSTVLWHLSAEVQLSTLAHELVAEDRHSPASWCATGNLFSAQTEHETAIKFFQRAIQVDPSFHYAYTLLGHEYVLTEELDKAITAYRNAIRLDPRHYNAWFGLGSVFSKQEQYSLAELHFKRAHQINPHHSTIMCHIGLVQHQLKKTDQALRTLNAAITNAADNTRCKFHRASINLSIGRHNEALKEFEELMNIAPKESLVYYSIGKVHKKLGNTHLALMYFSWATDLDPKGVNSQIKEAILSPGQSDEESPSPQSEGHEEKPQNLLTEQDAETSGDITAETSGGLARTVSIETHADDSDDSL, encoded by the exons ATGATTGTTCAAGAGCCAGTTCAG gCTGCCATATGGCATTGTTTGAATCATTATGCATATGCAGATGCAATATTTCTAGCTGAAAGATTATTTGCAGAAG TTGATAATGAggatactttatttttattggcaACTTGTTATTATCGTTCTGGAAGAATTCGTCAAGCTCAtggtttattatcaaaaaaagcaCCTGGTACATCACAGTGTCGTTTTTTATTAGCAAAATGTTGCTatgatttagaaaaatatgctGAAGCTGAAGCTGCAATTGTTGGTGGTTATTATAAACAGCTTAAAAATCTTGAAGATATTGTAACACAATTTGGTGATCAAGCATGTTTTTCATTACAAATAATtgctaaaatatattataaaatgatgaGAACATCAAAAGCAAATGAAGCACATAAACttgcattaaaattaaatccattTTTATGGCATTCATTTGAAGAATTATGTAATGTTGGAGAAAAAATTGATCcagttaaaatatttcaattagataaacttgataattttgcAATGTGTCATGGTAcacatcaattaaattacgTAAGTGAGCCTGATGTAACAGTGtttaatacaacaacaacaaatattatttcaacaccAAATAGTAATGT AACACCTgctcaaaatattattgttcataCAATACCACCAGGTATTAGATTATATTCGGGAATTGATGATAGTCCACAACCAGTACCACTTAATTACAGTAATCCACCAACGATATCACCACGTGTTAAAACATCAAGATATCGTAGTATGCTGAGTAATTCATTTAGTCCATTAACACCAAGTTTTGGAATTCTTCCATTGGACAATAATACACcagaacaaaataatttatcatcacatGTTACACTTACAGAAGCAAATGATCAAAAAAGTTTAGCCAAACGAGTGCGTGCCCATGTGGGG cAATTAATATCACGTAAAGATACACCATTACAACAAGGTAAACCAGTATTTTCACAATCTGGTAATACAAGTAATACAGCAAATATTGTAACAGtaacaccaacaacaccaacaccaccaccaccaacattaCAAGGACCAAATGTAAGACGTTCATCACGTTTATTTAGTCACAGTTATTcagttaaagaaaataataaatcaccaaacagaaataaatttgcaacTCCAAAATCACCATCAAGAAAAACCAAAGGAAATCGTTTATCAAAgactaatttaaataataaaacaaattttaataatgatttaaatgaaaaaaatcgtaatgttgttgttgttgataaagaaaaaaatgaaacaataacatctgaaaaaatgttaacagcaacaaataatacattaaataGCCAAACAAATGTTAATCATTGTGCGTTAATTGTACAAAAACAATGTGCTGAAGGTTTAATGTCCCTATTACGTGATTTAGGTATGGCTTATCAACATTTAAGTCAATATAATTGTAATCAAGCTGTTGAAATATTAAGTGCATTACCAGCTCATCATTATAATACTGGTTGGGTATTATCAATGCTTGCTAAATCACATTTTGAAAtgaatgattataaaaaatcagcttattatttttctgaagTACGACAACTTGAACCACAAAGAATTGATTTAATGGAAATGTATAGTACAGTATTATGGCATTTATCAGCTGAGGTACAGTTATCAACACTTGCACATGAACTTGTAGCTGAAGATCGTCATTCACCAGCATCATGGTGTGCAactggtaatttattttcagctCAAACTGAACATGAAACagctattaaattttttcaacgtgCAATACAAGTTGATCCAAGTTTTCATTATGCATATACTCTACTTGGACATGAATATGTTTTAACTGAAGAATTAGATAAAGCAATAACAGCATATCGTAATGCAATTAGATTAGATCCACGACATTATAATGCATGGTTTGGTCTTGGTAGTGTATTTTCAAAACAAGAACAATATAGCCTTGCtgaattacattttaaaagaGCACATCAAATTAATCCACATCATTCAACTATCATGTGTCATATTGGTCTTGTACAACATCAGTTGAAAAAAACTGATCAAGCATTAAGAACACTTAATGCTGCAATAACAAATGCTGCTGATAATACACGTTGTAAATTTCATCGTGCaagtattaatttatcaattggaCGACACAATGAAGCACTCAAAGAATTTGAGGAACTTATGAATATTGCACCCAAAGAGTCTCTAGTCTATTATTCAATAggaaaa gtacataaaaaattaggcAATACACATCTTGCTTTGATGTACTTTAGTTGGGCAACTGATTTGGATCCAAAAGGGGTCAATAGTCAAATTAAAGAAGCTATTCTAAGTCCAGGACAAAGTGATGAAGAGTCACCATCTCCACAATCAG aagGACATGAAGAAAAaccacaaaatttattaaccgAACAAGATGCTGAAACAAGTGGTGATATAACTGCTGAAACAAGTGGTGGTTTAGCAAGAACAGTTAGCATTGAAACACATGCTGATGACAGTGATGATAGTTTATGA
- the LOC122847722 gene encoding odorant receptor 4-like produces the protein MADKINSIFTSVIFLQYSASSIIICTSIYLISQMPLFTVEFAALAMYLICMLIQIFLLCITGNEATLECSSLASEIYKTNWLVLSKRTKSYLILMMIRTRKPIVFTSGHIITLSLDSFKSLLKMSYSAYNLLQQSAN, from the exons atggcagataaaataaattcaattttcacaAGTGTAATATTTCTCCAGTACTCAGCAAGTTCAATAATCATATGTAcaagtatttatttgatatcaCAAATGCCATTATTTACTGTTGAATTTGCAGCATTAGCTATGTATTTAATCTGCATgcttattcaaatttttttactatgtatAACTGGTAATGAAGCAACACTAGAATGTTCAAGTTTAGCTAGTGAAATATACAAAACAAATTGGCTAGTACTGAGTAAACGTACGAAAAGTTAtcttattttgatgatgattcgTACGAGAAAACCCATTGTCTTTACAAGTGGACATATTATAACACTATCATTGGATTCATTTAAAAGT CTTTTAAAGATGTCTTATTCGGCTTACAATTTATTGCAGCAGTCagcaaattaa
- the LOC122847721 gene encoding uncharacterized protein LOC122847721 produces the protein MTILEYSFYSLQYFGVWQPINWTPGWKTRFYLIYTIFIIYLVYSFTVFEFIDLFVATDNIQDFTNNLFMLLSFVSLCGKIMIVFIKRKEIIQVVRAFQCDPYRAQNIEEKIIEKKFFRTIRDFWLRYFTLFYAVITEITVTYMTIAGAMQFSKSNGVLPYKAWIPYNYSTRKIYLTTYGQQLISVWITANIDIDFKRLDEKLLSECIRYHLAIFELNYIGFFKNNYCNFFTK, from the exons ATGACTATTCTCGAGTACAGTTTTTATTCTCTTCAATATTTTGGTGTTTGGCAACCGATAAATTGGACACCAGGATGGAAAActcgtttttatttaatttatacaatttttataatttatttagtttattcatTTACTGTATTTGAATTTATCGATTTATTTGTTGCTACTGATAACATTCaagattttacaaataatttatttatgctaTTATCATTTGTAAGTCTTTGTGGTAAAATTatgattgtttttataaaaagaaaagaaataattcaagttgTTCGAGCTTTTCAATGTGATCCATATAGAGctcaaaatattgaagaaaaaattatagaaaaaaaattttttcgtacTATTCG cgATTTTTGGTTAAGATATTTTACACTTTTTTATGCAGTTATCACAGAAATAACAGTTACATATATGACGATTGCTGGAGCTATGCAATTTTCAAAGTCAAATGGTGTTTTACCTTATAAAGCTTGGATTccatataattattcaactcgtaaaatttatttaacaacataTGGACAACAATTAATCAGTGTATGGATCACTGCAAATATTGACATTG ATTTTAAACGTTTGGATGAAAAACTACTGTCAGAATGTATTCGTTATCATCTTGCAATTTTTGAGTTAAATTATATtggcttttttaaaaataattactgcAACTTTTTTACGAAATAA
- the LOC122860458 gene encoding cell division cycle protein 27 homolog isoform X3 produces the protein MIVQEPVQAAIWHCLNHYAYADAIFLAERLFAEVDNEDTLFLLATCYYRSGRIRQAHGLLSKKAPGTSQCRFLLAKCCYDLEKYAEAEAAIVGGYYKQLKNLEDIVTQFGDQACFSLQIIAKIYYKMMRTSKANEAHKLALKLNPFLWHSFEELCNVGEKIDPVKIFQLDKLDNFAMCHGTHQLNYVSEPDVTVFNTTTTNIISTPNSNVTPAQNIIVHTIPPGIRLYSGIDDSPQPVPLNYSNPPTISPRVKTSRYRSMLSNSFSPLTPSFGILPLDNNTPEQNNLSSHVTLTEANDQKSLAKRQLISRKDTPLQQGKPVFSQSGNTSNTANIVTVTPTTPTPPPPTLQGPNVRRSSRLFSHSYSVKENNKSPNRNKFATPKSPSRKTKGNRLSKTNLNNKTNFNNDLNEKNRNVVVVDKEKNETITSEKMLTATNNTLNSQTNVNHCALIVQKQCAEGLMSLLRDLGMAYQHLSQYNCNQAVEILSALPAHHYNTGWVLSMLAKSHFEMNDYKKSAYYFSEVRQLEPQRIDLMEMYSTVLWHLSAEVQLSTLAHELVAEDRHSPASWCATGNLFSAQTEHETAIKFFQRAIQVDPSFHYAYTLLGHEYVLTEELDKAITAYRNAIRLDPRHYNAWFGLGSVFSKQEQYSLAELHFKRAHQINPHHSTIMCHIGLVQHQLKKTDQALRTLNAAITNAADNTRCKFHRASINLSIGRHNEALKEFEELMNIAPKESLVYYSIGKVHKKLGNTHLALMYFSWATDLDPKGVNSQIKEAILSPGQSDEESPSPQSEGHEEKPQNLLTEQDAETSGDITAETSGGLARTVSIETHADDSDDSL, from the exons ATGATTGTTCAAGAGCCAGTTCAG gCTGCCATATGGCATTGTTTGAATCATTATGCATATGCAGATGCAATATTTCTAGCTGAAAGATTATTTGCAGAAG TTGATAATGAggatactttatttttattggcaACTTGTTATTATCGTTCTGGAAGAATTCGTCAAGCTCAtggtttattatcaaaaaaagcaCCTGGTACATCACAGTGTCGTTTTTTATTAGCAAAATGTTGCTatgatttagaaaaatatgctGAAGCTGAAGCTGCAATTGTTGGTGGTTATTATAAACAGCTTAAAAATCTTGAAGATATTGTAACACAATTTGGTGATCAAGCATGTTTTTCATTACAAATAATtgctaaaatatattataaaatgatgaGAACATCAAAAGCAAATGAAGCACATAAACttgcattaaaattaaatccattTTTATGGCATTCATTTGAAGAATTATGTAATGTTGGAGAAAAAATTGATCcagttaaaatatttcaattagataaacttgataattttgcAATGTGTCATGGTAcacatcaattaaattacgTAAGTGAGCCTGATGTAACAGTGtttaatacaacaacaacaaatattatttcaacaccAAATAGTAATGT AACACCTgctcaaaatattattgttcataCAATACCACCAGGTATTAGATTATATTCGGGAATTGATGATAGTCCACAACCAGTACCACTTAATTACAGTAATCCACCAACGATATCACCACGTGTTAAAACATCAAGATATCGTAGTATGCTGAGTAATTCATTTAGTCCATTAACACCAAGTTTTGGAATTCTTCCATTGGACAATAATACACcagaacaaaataatttatcatcacatGTTACACTTACAGAAGCAAATGATCAAAAAAGTTTAGCCAAACGA cAATTAATATCACGTAAAGATACACCATTACAACAAGGTAAACCAGTATTTTCACAATCTGGTAATACAAGTAATACAGCAAATATTGTAACAGtaacaccaacaacaccaacaccaccaccaccaacattaCAAGGACCAAATGTAAGACGTTCATCACGTTTATTTAGTCACAGTTATTcagttaaagaaaataataaatcaccaaacagaaataaatttgcaacTCCAAAATCACCATCAAGAAAAACCAAAGGAAATCGTTTATCAAAgactaatttaaataataaaacaaattttaataatgatttaaatgaaaaaaatcgtaatgttgttgttgttgataaagaaaaaaatgaaacaataacatctgaaaaaatgttaacagcaacaaataatacattaaataGCCAAACAAATGTTAATCATTGTGCGTTAATTGTACAAAAACAATGTGCTGAAGGTTTAATGTCCCTATTACGTGATTTAGGTATGGCTTATCAACATTTAAGTCAATATAATTGTAATCAAGCTGTTGAAATATTAAGTGCATTACCAGCTCATCATTATAATACTGGTTGGGTATTATCAATGCTTGCTAAATCACATTTTGAAAtgaatgattataaaaaatcagcttattatttttctgaagTACGACAACTTGAACCACAAAGAATTGATTTAATGGAAATGTATAGTACAGTATTATGGCATTTATCAGCTGAGGTACAGTTATCAACACTTGCACATGAACTTGTAGCTGAAGATCGTCATTCACCAGCATCATGGTGTGCAactggtaatttattttcagctCAAACTGAACATGAAACagctattaaattttttcaacgtgCAATACAAGTTGATCCAAGTTTTCATTATGCATATACTCTACTTGGACATGAATATGTTTTAACTGAAGAATTAGATAAAGCAATAACAGCATATCGTAATGCAATTAGATTAGATCCACGACATTATAATGCATGGTTTGGTCTTGGTAGTGTATTTTCAAAACAAGAACAATATAGCCTTGCtgaattacattttaaaagaGCACATCAAATTAATCCACATCATTCAACTATCATGTGTCATATTGGTCTTGTACAACATCAGTTGAAAAAAACTGATCAAGCATTAAGAACACTTAATGCTGCAATAACAAATGCTGCTGATAATACACGTTGTAAATTTCATCGTGCaagtattaatttatcaattggaCGACACAATGAAGCACTCAAAGAATTTGAGGAACTTATGAATATTGCACCCAAAGAGTCTCTAGTCTATTATTCAATAggaaaa gtacataaaaaattaggcAATACACATCTTGCTTTGATGTACTTTAGTTGGGCAACTGATTTGGATCCAAAAGGGGTCAATAGTCAAATTAAAGAAGCTATTCTAAGTCCAGGACAAAGTGATGAAGAGTCACCATCTCCACAATCAG aagGACATGAAGAAAAaccacaaaatttattaaccgAACAAGATGCTGAAACAAGTGGTGATATAACTGCTGAAACAAGTGGTGGTTTAGCAAGAACAGTTAGCATTGAAACACATGCTGATGACAGTGATGATAGTTTATGA